The Flavobacterium psychrophilum genome includes a region encoding these proteins:
- a CDS encoding ATP-dependent endonuclease, which produces MNSASFYKLLRQRFPFSPTVKQDIFLQKAAEFITNTNKDEIFVLKGYAGTGKTTIISTIVNHLAEANKKYVLLAPTGRAAKVISGYSNKPAFTIHKRIYFPKKGSGGGVGFTLQPNKFTNTIFIVDEASMISDTIQESKMYENGSLLDDLVSFVYSGNNCKMMLIGDTAQLPPVNSDLSPALDIDSLSLHYFKDVHHIELDEVMRQEENSGILYNATEMRELLKSAFMDTFQFKLRGFKDIVRLVDGYDIQDAINQAYSNYSIEDTAFIVRSNKRANQYNEQIRTRILSRESELSTGDFMMVVKNNYFWLNEKSEAGFIANGDIIEILEIFRIEELYGFKFASVKIRMVDYPNQVTFETHLLLDTVASESPSLTYEESNRLYQEVMKDYEGEAQYKKFLKVKNNPHFNALQVKFSYAITCHKSQGGQWNTVFIEQPYLPDGITNDYIRWLYTAVTRAKDRLYLIGFKDDYFEE; this is translated from the coding sequence ATGAATTCTGCTTCGTTTTATAAATTGCTCCGTCAGAGATTCCCATTCTCACCAACAGTAAAGCAGGACATATTTTTACAAAAAGCAGCAGAATTTATAACCAACACGAACAAAGATGAAATATTTGTACTTAAAGGTTACGCAGGTACGGGTAAAACAACAATAATCTCCACAATAGTAAATCATTTGGCAGAGGCCAATAAAAAATATGTATTGCTGGCTCCAACGGGCCGTGCAGCAAAAGTAATATCGGGTTATTCTAATAAACCGGCGTTTACAATACATAAGCGAATTTATTTCCCTAAAAAAGGAAGTGGAGGCGGAGTTGGCTTTACATTACAGCCCAACAAATTTACCAACACGATTTTTATTGTAGATGAAGCCTCAATGATATCTGATACTATTCAGGAATCGAAAATGTATGAGAATGGATCGTTACTGGATGATCTGGTATCATTTGTGTATTCCGGCAATAATTGTAAAATGATGCTTATTGGTGATACGGCACAGCTTCCACCGGTAAATTCAGACCTGAGTCCGGCGTTGGATATCGACTCCCTTTCCCTACATTATTTTAAGGACGTGCATCATATTGAACTGGATGAAGTAATGCGACAGGAAGAAAACTCCGGTATACTTTACAATGCGACAGAAATGCGCGAACTGCTAAAGTCTGCCTTTATGGATACGTTTCAGTTTAAGCTTAGGGGGTTTAAAGATATAGTTCGTTTAGTTGATGGTTACGATATACAGGATGCCATAAATCAGGCGTACAGCAATTATAGTATTGAAGACACTGCATTTATAGTACGTTCTAACAAGCGTGCCAATCAATATAACGAACAGATACGTACCAGAATATTATCACGTGAAAGCGAACTTTCTACCGGAGATTTTATGATGGTGGTTAAGAATAACTATTTTTGGCTTAACGAAAAATCAGAAGCCGGATTTATCGCTAATGGCGATATCATAGAAATCCTGGAAATATTCAGGATTGAAGAGTTATACGGATTTAAATTTGCCAGTGTAAAAATAAGGATGGTTGATTACCCTAATCAGGTTACGTTTGAAACACATTTGTTGCTTGACACTGTTGCAAGCGAATCGCCATCGCTAACCTATGAGGAATCAAACCGATTGTATCAGGAGGTAATGAAAGATTATGAGGGCGAAGCGCAATATAAGAAGTTCCTGAAAGTAAAAAATAATCCGCATTTCAACGCACTTCAGGTTAAGTTTTCTTATGCTATTACCTGCCATAAATCGCAGGGTGGACAATGGAATACTGTTTTTATAGAACAGCCCTATCTGCCTGACGGTATAACTAATGATTATATCCGCTGGTTGTATACCGCTGTTACCAGAGCTAAAGACAGGCTCTACCTTATTGGATTTAAAGATGATTATTTTGAAGAATAG
- a CDS encoding 3-deoxy-manno-octulosonate cytidylyltransferase → MKIIAVIPARYASTRFPAKLMQDLGGKTVINRTYLAALGTGLFDDVFVVTDSDIIYNEIVSNGGKAIMSVKEHESGSDRIAEAIENLDVDLVVNVQGDEPFINKEPLADLLEVFKGDTAREIDLASVMMHITDWEDIENPNNVKVIVDQKKFALYFSRSVIPYPRDKEAGVRYYRHIGIYAFRKHALLDFYNLPMQSLEASEKLEQLRYLEYGKKIKMVETSHAGIGIDTPEDLEKARKMLLG, encoded by the coding sequence ATGAAAATCATAGCTGTAATACCTGCACGATATGCCTCTACTCGATTTCCTGCGAAACTTATGCAGGATCTTGGTGGAAAAACCGTTATTAACCGGACTTACCTGGCAGCCCTTGGTACCGGCTTATTTGATGACGTTTTTGTTGTAACCGATTCTGATATCATTTATAATGAAATTGTATCAAATGGAGGCAAGGCTATAATGAGTGTTAAAGAACATGAAAGTGGGAGTGATCGTATTGCCGAAGCCATAGAAAACCTTGATGTAGACCTGGTTGTTAATGTTCAGGGCGACGAGCCTTTTATAAATAAAGAACCTCTGGCTGATTTACTGGAAGTATTTAAAGGCGATACAGCCCGCGAAATAGATCTGGCTTCTGTGATGATGCATATAACGGATTGGGAAGATATAGAAAACCCGAATAACGTAAAGGTAATAGTAGATCAAAAGAAATTTGCGTTGTACTTTTCACGTTCGGTTATTCCATATCCAAGAGATAAGGAAGCAGGAGTAAGGTATTATCGCCATATTGGTATTTATGCTTTCCGTAAGCATGCATTACTTGATTTTTATAATTTGCCAATGCAGTCGCTGGAAGCTTCTGAGAAATTAGAACAATTGCGTTATCTTGAGTATGGTAAGAAAATAAAAATGGTTGAGACCAGCCATGCCGGCATCGGTATAGATACTCCCGAAGATCTCGAAAAAGCACGAAAAATGTTGTTAGGATAA
- a CDS encoding spermidine synthase, translated as MFKKFLSYFIPVNIYKKNSAISQKLEVTWNNGQLVLDSKNTNYSYGSLQRILRKGLQYIGYERIRGFEDILVLGVAAGSVIKTLAEEIKFKGKITGVEIDAAAIEIANTYFNLDKINNLEIVIDDAFEFVLKTRKKYDLIIIDIFKDTEMPNFLFEDFFINRINFLLNINGFILFNTMTLTKEHFERNLHYKTRFDSNYSVRMYPKVEVHNELYTIKKLG; from the coding sequence ATGTTTAAAAAATTCCTGAGTTACTTTATACCGGTAAACATCTATAAAAAGAATTCTGCTATAAGCCAAAAACTGGAAGTCACATGGAATAACGGCCAGCTTGTACTCGATTCTAAAAACACTAATTATTCTTATGGCAGCCTACAGCGCATACTTAGGAAAGGGCTGCAATACATCGGCTACGAAAGAATAAGAGGATTTGAGGATATATTGGTTCTTGGCGTAGCTGCGGGAAGTGTTATTAAAACCCTGGCCGAAGAAATAAAATTTAAGGGAAAAATTACAGGTGTTGAGATTGATGCAGCAGCTATAGAAATTGCCAATACCTACTTTAATCTTGATAAGATTAACAATCTTGAAATTGTAATTGATGATGCTTTTGAGTTTGTTTTAAAAACACGAAAAAAATACGACCTTATAATTATAGATATCTTTAAAGACACCGAAATGCCAAACTTTTTGTTTGAAGATTTCTTTATAAATCGAATTAACTTCTTACTTAATATAAATGGTTTTATATTATTCAACACCATGACATTAACGAAGGAACATTTCGAACGGAATTTACATTATAAAACAAGGTTTGACAGTAATTATTCGGTACGAATGTATCCTAAGGTCGAAGTACATAATGAGTTATACACTATTAAAAAATTAGGGTAG
- a CDS encoding phytanoyl-CoA dioxygenase, whose protein sequence is MITTQPNLQIEKEGFTILESIYTDAEIQEILDKIEAADTSSDKFRKSANLFAIRRFLKEIPQTLPLLLNEKLKKIIAGFGDGYFVVKSIYFDKPGESNWFVAYHQDLTISVTKKQETEGFGPWTVKQNQFAVQPHLQILENIFTIRIHLDETNEDNGALKVIPGSHNKQVYRPETIDWSKETEVNCNVPKGGVMIMKPMLLHSSGRTTNNARRRVIHVEFSNAELPNNLEWAERINLKKELYV, encoded by the coding sequence ATGATAACAACCCAGCCAAATTTACAGATTGAAAAAGAAGGATTTACCATCCTGGAAAGCATTTATACTGATGCAGAAATTCAGGAAATCCTCGACAAAATTGAAGCTGCAGATACATCTTCTGACAAGTTTAGAAAATCAGCTAACTTATTTGCAATACGACGGTTTTTAAAAGAAATACCTCAAACATTACCCCTATTGCTGAATGAAAAGTTAAAAAAAATCATTGCAGGTTTTGGAGACGGATATTTTGTTGTTAAATCGATATACTTCGATAAACCGGGAGAATCTAACTGGTTCGTGGCCTACCATCAGGATCTTACCATTTCGGTTACTAAAAAACAGGAAACTGAAGGTTTTGGCCCATGGACTGTAAAGCAAAATCAGTTTGCAGTTCAGCCTCATTTGCAAATCCTTGAAAATATTTTTACTATTCGTATACATCTTGATGAGACGAATGAGGATAATGGTGCCCTAAAGGTTATCCCTGGCTCTCATAATAAGCAGGTTTACCGCCCCGAAACTATAGATTGGTCTAAGGAAACGGAAGTAAACTGTAATGTGCCTAAAGGGGGTGTCATGATAATGAAGCCAATGCTCCTGCATAGCTCCGGGCGTACCACCAATAATGCTCGCCGAAGAGTTATACATGTAGAATTCAGCAATGCAGAACTCCCTAACAACTTAGAATGGGCTGAAAGGATTAATCTAAAAAAGGAATTATATGTTTAA
- a CDS encoding acyltransferase has translation MKKIYQFIFFKLLGWRIKGFMDPQLKKCVMIVVPHTSNFDFIIGVLTRGSIGLQMNFVAKKELFRFPFGAYFKWMGGAPLNRHKNENKVDAIAALFKEREIFRLAIAPEGTRKKVNEWKTGFYYIALKADVPVIAIAFDYENKEVKVSEPYYLTGNKEKDFEILERNYQGVRGYNHYQNYTK, from the coding sequence ATGAAAAAAATATATCAATTTATCTTCTTTAAGCTATTAGGTTGGCGCATAAAGGGTTTTATGGATCCGCAACTTAAAAAATGTGTCATGATAGTGGTACCACATACAAGTAATTTTGATTTTATAATTGGTGTATTAACAAGAGGAAGTATTGGTTTGCAAATGAATTTTGTAGCCAAAAAAGAATTGTTCAGGTTCCCGTTCGGGGCGTATTTTAAATGGATGGGCGGTGCTCCGTTAAACCGGCATAAAAATGAAAATAAAGTCGACGCTATAGCGGCGCTATTTAAAGAACGTGAAATATTCCGACTTGCTATTGCTCCCGAAGGCACACGTAAAAAAGTAAATGAATGGAAGACAGGGTTCTATTACATTGCTCTAAAAGCAGATGTTCCGGTTATAGCTATAGCATTTGACTATGAAAACAAAGAAGTCAAAGTATCTGAGCCCTATTATCTTACAGGAAACAAGGAGAAAGATTTCGAAATATTGGAGCGTAATTATCAGGGAGTAAGAGGATATAATCATTACCAAAATTATACGAAATGA
- a CDS encoding DNA-binding protein — protein sequence MVNTDDFIKRLEILLEFYNLSASVFADKMGVQRSGLSHLMSGRNKPSLDFVMKIVENFPEVDLYWLLNGEGNFPKTEINENTITQPANSPSPKKDEAVAMDLFSSDEITTSKENSSPGTPDLFTTVEEKEIKSVSSKHKEIEKIVIFYTDGTFKNYNPGN from the coding sequence ATGGTAAACACTGATGATTTTATTAAAAGACTTGAGATACTGTTGGAATTCTATAATCTTTCAGCCTCTGTATTTGCCGATAAAATGGGTGTACAACGTTCTGGGCTTTCCCATTTAATGTCGGGAAGGAACAAACCAAGCCTGGATTTTGTAATGAAAATTGTCGAGAATTTTCCGGAAGTCGATTTGTATTGGTTACTAAATGGAGAAGGTAATTTCCCTAAAACAGAAATTAACGAAAATACAATTACCCAACCTGCTAATTCCCCCTCTCCTAAAAAAGATGAGGCCGTAGCTATGGATTTGTTTTCTTCTGACGAAATTACTACATCCAAGGAAAACTCCTCACCTGGCACACCTGATTTATTTACTACAGTGGAAGAGAAAGAAATCAAGTCCGTAAGCAGCAAGCATAAGGAAATTGAGAAGATTGTGATTTTTTACACTGATGGTACATTTAAAAACTATAACCCCGGAAATTAA
- a CDS encoding peptidase M14 gives MNFEQLFSDNKETRLFGRYVTNTHIEPILKNTEENFDVSVAGRSVLDEPIYSIKAGYGKTKIFMWSQMHGNEATTTKAIFDFLNLLKGGTALATQLKQSFTFLILPILNPDGARLYTRANAVDVDLNRDSLKLTQPESQLLRKMFEDFKPDYCYNMHDQRTIFGVGDIPKPATVSFLAPSYNDDRDINKCRQKAINIIAAMNETLQEFIPGQVGRFDDSFNINCIGDMFQSLNVPTILFEAGHYANDYEREQTRKYIFFALLSGFNAINENVIVVNKKKEYFNIPQNKIIFYDMIWKNVKINYENKEKIANFASQYKEVLFENSIIFQAIISEIGNLEGFYGHEEFDAFGAEYQDEELNKVPIIGNKADFSFGPDKKFVNGQKIK, from the coding sequence ATGAATTTTGAACAGTTATTCTCAGATAATAAGGAAACAAGACTTTTTGGTAGGTACGTTACTAATACACATATAGAACCTATTCTTAAAAATACAGAAGAAAATTTTGATGTTTCGGTTGCGGGTCGTTCGGTATTGGACGAACCTATATATAGTATCAAAGCCGGGTACGGTAAAACCAAAATTTTCATGTGGTCGCAAATGCACGGTAATGAAGCTACAACAACTAAAGCTATTTTCGACTTTCTTAATTTACTCAAGGGAGGTACCGCATTAGCTACGCAGCTTAAGCAATCGTTTACTTTTCTTATCCTGCCAATACTTAATCCGGATGGTGCCAGGCTTTATACCCGCGCTAATGCAGTTGATGTAGATCTTAACCGTGATTCACTAAAACTAACTCAGCCCGAAAGTCAACTGCTTCGAAAGATGTTTGAAGACTTTAAGCCCGACTACTGTTACAATATGCACGATCAGCGTACTATATTTGGCGTAGGCGATATCCCTAAGCCTGCTACGGTATCTTTCCTTGCTCCGTCATATAATGATGATCGTGATATAAATAAATGCCGCCAGAAAGCTATAAATATAATCGCTGCAATGAATGAAACATTACAGGAATTTATCCCCGGGCAGGTAGGTAGATTTGATGATTCATTCAATATTAATTGTATTGGAGATATGTTCCAGTCTTTAAATGTTCCTACAATTTTATTTGAAGCTGGGCATTACGCAAATGATTACGAAAGAGAGCAAACCCGTAAATATATCTTTTTTGCATTATTATCAGGATTTAATGCAATTAACGAAAACGTTATAGTTGTTAACAAAAAGAAGGAATATTTCAATATTCCTCAAAATAAGATTATTTTTTATGACATGATATGGAAAAATGTCAAAATAAATTATGAAAATAAAGAAAAAATAGCGAATTTTGCATCACAATATAAGGAAGTGCTATTTGAGAATTCTATAATTTTTCAAGCTATAATTAGCGAAATAGGCAATCTGGAGGGTTTTTATGGGCATGAGGAATTTGACGCTTTTGGCGCCGAATATCAGGACGAAGAGCTTAACAAAGTGCCAATAATTGGAAATAAAGCAGATTTTTCATTCGGTCCTGACAAGAAATTTGTTAATGGGCAGAAGATAAAATAA
- a CDS encoding transcriptional regulator: MSKFRLDEVDHQILDMLIDNTRVPFTDIAKKLLISAGTVHVRVKKMEDAGIIMGSSLTLDYEKLGYSFIAYVGVFLHNTSQTKFVLERINEIPFVTVAHVTTGKFNIFCKIRAKDTKHAKEVIFMIDDIEGVYRTETMISLEESINDKKRLMHTIFKDL, encoded by the coding sequence ATGAGCAAATTTCGTTTAGATGAAGTTGACCATCAGATTTTGGATATGCTGATTGACAACACAAGGGTTCCGTTTACTGATATCGCTAAAAAATTATTAATCTCTGCCGGAACTGTCCATGTAAGGGTTAAAAAAATGGAAGATGCCGGAATTATAATGGGTTCTTCATTAACGCTTGATTACGAAAAGCTGGGTTATTCTTTTATTGCTTACGTTGGTGTATTCCTTCACAATACGTCACAAACTAAGTTCGTATTGGAAAGGATTAATGAGATTCCGTTTGTAACTGTAGCACATGTTACAACAGGTAAATTTAATATCTTCTGTAAAATCAGGGCTAAAGATACTAAACACGCTAAAGAGGTTATCTTTATGATAGATGACATTGAAGGTGTTTACAGAACAGAAACTATGATATCTCTTGAAGAGAGCATCAATGATAAGAAAAGACTGATGCACACAATATTTAAAGATCTGTAA
- a CDS encoding phosphoenolpyruvate carboxylase produces the protein MYPATRIERFNEEVQLKYQLFNSIFMTLPFQAIDNTGSLLPLFSELCDEGFKNNKSPEQIFNEFADKYLAEATEEEKIAMMFRFIQYVERQIVLFDAIEDAAFTSLNNLELSGSLRYSREKAENQGLMEELREFLEDFQVRAVLTAHPTQFYPGSVLGIITDLTKAIKQNNLGEIKNLLSQLGKTPFIKKEKPTPYDEAVSLIWYLENVFYKAAGDMSSYVQDAIFKEGALKHPVLSFGFWPGGDRDGNPFVTTEITLKVADRLRTSILKCYYGDIRQLKRKLTFTGVEEKITDIELKLYRSVFYSEGEIYITLEELKLALVEVRDLIVEKHQSLYSDEIDGLINKVNLFGFHFASLDIRQNSKIHDAVFADVFSFLAKDNKQLEGYSDLDEVDKINILNGLKGSIKPEDFESEDTRNTLEAILAIKTIQENNGELGADRYIISNNESALNVLELLTMFSLLGFENPPVDIVPLFETVDDLKEADAVMKLLYTNKVYAKHLKARENKQTIMLGFSDGTKDGGYLMANWSIYRAKENLTLMAREHDVKVVFFDGRGGPPARGGGKTHKYYASQGASIENNEIQITIQGQTISSNFGTLDTCRFNLENLLSAGITNGVFNKEKPQFTEEQKDLIDDLARLGYEKYTAFKKHPKFLPYLDQMSTLNFYAKTNIGSRPSKRSKSKELDFGDLRAIPFVGSWSQLKQNVPGFFGVGFALGEYEKNGQWDKVQGLYNNSLFFRTLLENSMMSLSKSFFPLTAYMKDDKEFGAFWEIIYNEFLETKRLLLKISGYEELMENYPDGKASIKLREHIVLPLLTIQQYALNKIRQMKNGGEDAALMEVYEKIVTRSLFGNINASRNSA, from the coding sequence ATGTATCCTGCCACACGAATTGAGCGCTTTAATGAAGAAGTACAGCTCAAATACCAGCTTTTCAACAGTATATTCATGACATTGCCTTTTCAGGCAATTGATAATACGGGAAGCCTATTACCTTTATTCTCAGAATTATGCGACGAAGGTTTCAAAAACAATAAAAGCCCTGAACAAATATTTAATGAGTTTGCCGATAAGTACCTTGCTGAAGCAACTGAAGAAGAGAAGATCGCTATGATGTTCCGTTTTATTCAGTATGTTGAACGCCAGATCGTGCTTTTTGATGCTATTGAAGATGCTGCATTTACCAGCCTTAATAATCTTGAATTAAGCGGATCGTTACGCTATAGCCGCGAAAAAGCCGAAAATCAGGGTCTGATGGAAGAATTAAGGGAATTTCTTGAGGATTTTCAGGTGCGCGCCGTACTTACTGCTCACCCAACACAGTTCTATCCGGGATCGGTACTAGGGATCATTACAGACCTTACTAAAGCAATCAAACAAAATAACCTGGGCGAGATTAAGAATCTGCTGTCTCAGCTGGGTAAGACTCCATTTATTAAGAAGGAGAAGCCTACGCCATACGATGAGGCTGTTAGCCTTATATGGTATCTTGAGAATGTATTTTACAAGGCTGCCGGAGATATGTCATCTTACGTTCAGGATGCAATCTTTAAGGAAGGTGCGTTAAAACATCCGGTGCTATCGTTTGGTTTCTGGCCGGGGGGCGACCGTGATGGTAACCCTTTTGTAACTACCGAGATTACATTGAAAGTAGCAGACAGGCTTCGCACATCAATTTTAAAATGTTACTACGGCGATATAAGACAGCTTAAAAGAAAACTGACCTTTACGGGTGTTGAGGAAAAAATTACTGATATTGAATTGAAATTATACCGTTCGGTATTTTATTCTGAAGGGGAAATCTATATAACACTTGAAGAATTAAAACTTGCACTGGTAGAAGTAAGAGATTTGATTGTAGAAAAACACCAGTCATTGTATTCAGATGAGATAGATGGGCTTATCAATAAAGTTAATCTGTTTGGGTTCCATTTTGCGTCGCTGGATATTCGCCAGAATAGTAAGATACATGATGCTGTTTTTGCCGATGTATTTAGTTTCCTGGCTAAAGATAATAAACAACTTGAGGGATATAGCGATTTAGATGAAGTCGATAAAATTAATATCCTAAACGGTTTAAAAGGCAGTATCAAGCCTGAAGACTTTGAAAGTGAAGATACACGTAATACGCTTGAAGCTATTCTTGCAATAAAAACTATTCAGGAAAATAATGGTGAGTTGGGAGCTGACAGGTATATTATAAGTAATAATGAAAGTGCGCTTAACGTATTGGAATTACTTACAATGTTTAGCCTGCTTGGTTTTGAAAACCCTCCGGTAGATATTGTTCCGCTATTTGAAACAGTAGACGATCTTAAAGAAGCCGATGCAGTTATGAAATTGCTGTACACTAATAAAGTGTATGCAAAGCATCTTAAAGCAAGGGAAAATAAACAGACAATTATGCTTGGCTTCTCTGATGGTACAAAAGACGGAGGTTATCTTATGGCAAACTGGAGTATTTATAGGGCAAAAGAAAATCTTACGCTTATGGCCAGAGAACATGACGTTAAAGTAGTGTTCTTTGATGGTAGGGGTGGACCGCCCGCTAGAGGTGGAGGAAAAACCCATAAATATTATGCATCACAGGGAGCATCAATTGAGAATAACGAAATTCAGATAACGATACAGGGGCAGACTATAAGCTCGAACTTCGGTACGCTTGATACCTGCCGTTTTAATCTTGAAAACCTGCTTAGCGCCGGTATTACCAATGGTGTATTTAATAAAGAGAAGCCACAGTTTACGGAAGAGCAAAAAGACCTTATTGACGACCTGGCAAGACTTGGCTATGAAAAATATACGGCCTTTAAAAAACACCCGAAATTCCTTCCATATCTTGATCAGATGAGTACGCTTAATTTCTATGCTAAAACAAACATAGGAAGCCGTCCATCCAAAAGAAGTAAATCTAAAGAACTTGATTTTGGAGATCTGCGTGCCATACCGTTTGTAGGTTCATGGAGTCAGCTTAAACAAAATGTCCCCGGTTTCTTCGGTGTTGGATTCGCTTTGGGTGAATATGAAAAGAATGGTCAGTGGGATAAAGTACAGGGGTTATATAATAATTCATTGTTTTTCAGAACGTTGTTAGAAAACAGTATGATGTCGTTATCAAAATCGTTTTTCCCGCTTACAGCTTATATGAAGGATGATAAAGAGTTTGGTGCATTCTGGGAGATTATTTACAATGAGTTCCTTGAAACGAAACGATTATTGCTTAAGATATCGGGTTACGAAGAACTGATGGAAAATTATCCTGATGGTAAAGCTTCTATTAAATTAAGGGAGCATATTGTATTACCTTTGCTTACCATTCAGCAATATGCTTTAAACAAAATAAGGCAGATGAAAAATGGGGGAGAAGATGCTGCGCTGATGGAAGTTTATGAAAAGATTGTTACACGTTCCCTGTTTGGGAATATTAATGCCAGCAGGAACTCTGCCTAA
- a CDS encoding damage-inducible protein DinB produces the protein MKITDIQPDEYAPYQEAYIKLVDDAYSLTEELEISVHNFVHFVREIPMDKYEYRYAEGKWTIKEIIQHLIDSERIFAYRALRFSRGDETSLPGFDENAYAENVDADNRSTNDLLTELSALRHANIMMFKSFSAEALLRKGTASGYTVSVRAFGFLIIGHQNHHVKIFKERYL, from the coding sequence ATGAAGATTACAGATATACAGCCTGATGAATATGCACCATATCAGGAAGCGTACATTAAACTTGTTGATGATGCATATTCGCTAACGGAAGAGCTTGAAATAAGCGTTCATAATTTTGTCCATTTCGTGAGAGAGATTCCTATGGATAAATATGAGTATCGTTACGCTGAGGGTAAATGGACAATTAAAGAGATTATCCAGCATCTTATAGATTCTGAGAGGATTTTTGCTTACAGGGCACTTCGTTTTTCCCGCGGTGATGAAACCAGTCTACCAGGGTTTGACGAAAATGCATATGCTGAAAATGTTGATGCAGATAACAGAAGTACAAATGACCTTCTTACAGAATTATCGGCATTGCGACATGCTAATATCATGATGTTTAAATCATTTTCTGCCGAGGCTCTTTTAAGAAAAGGGACAGCGTCCGGATATACGGTTTCGGTAAGGGCATTTGGTTTTTTAATAATAGGCCATCAAAACCACCACGTTAAAATATTTAAAGAACGATATTTATAG
- a CDS encoding DNA primase, whose translation MKRVIVDYAKLTNEILTLLVEKFPDGYDDSNIVRFKNAKNETIEAVEVRTEDTIYLVKVSTKLADRIENFDDDDIDEPADDIDPLKDLEIGDDDDDADDDMTEKETRRSDDSDGDGDDDDDDEDDKEDRDYEEEDEEDED comes from the coding sequence ATGAAAAGAGTTATAGTTGACTACGCAAAGCTAACTAATGAAATTCTGACCCTTTTGGTTGAGAAATTTCCTGATGGATATGATGATTCCAATATCGTTCGTTTTAAAAATGCCAAAAATGAAACTATTGAGGCGGTAGAAGTAAGAACGGAAGATACAATTTACCTTGTAAAAGTAAGTACTAAGCTTGCTGACAGAATTGAGAACTTTGATGATGATGACATTGACGAACCGGCTGACGACATCGATCCATTGAAAGATCTTGAAATTGGTGATGACGATGATGATGCTGATGATGATATGACTGAAAAAGAAACACGCCGCAGTGATGATTCTGATGGAGATGGAGATGACGACGACGACGATGAGGATGACAAAGAAGATCGTGATTATGAGGAAGAAGATGAAGAAGACGAGGATTAA